A region of the Kribbella sp. NBC_01245 genome:
CCGTCCGCCAGGTCGAGCCGCCGTTCGTACTCCTTGAACGGCTGCTCTGAGACGAGATCAGTGATCTCCAAGTCACCCAACGGCTGGTACGACTCGACAAGCGGCCCCTGCAACTCCCGTGCCTTCGAGGACGCGGCCAGCCGATCACCGTCGACCAGCAACAGCCGCCGGATCTCCGCCAACGTCGCCGGCCCATCGGTCACACCGAGAGCGGAAGGCCCATCGCCGGACCAGAGCTCGTCGAGGTTCAGGGCGATCCGTTCGGTCTCGACCCGGCCGAACACCTTGGCGCCGAGCCGGCCGTTCCCGAGCGGCAGCGCCTCGAACCAGTCGGGAGCGGGCGCGGTATACCAAAGCATCTACTTCCCGTTCTTGTACTTGTCGTACGCCTGCTGGTAGAGCTCGAGGTATCGCGGCATGCCCACACCCTCGAGACCCTTCACAAAGGCATCCCAGTCGGTGTCGAGGCTCTTCGACCCGGTGATCATGGCCAACTGGTTTTGCAGGACATAGCTGTCGAGGTTGGTCTGCAGCGTGGCCAGTTCCGCACCGAAGCTCGGGTCGATCCAGACCGAGACGGTCGGGAAGAACTGCGCCTTGTCCTCATGCCCCTCGTACTGCTTGGTGGCCTGGAACAATCGGCGCTCGTAACCCGCCTCGGAGTAGATGTCGGTCGGCACCGCCTGGGCGTTCCGGTAGGCGAGCGTGTTGTTGTACTGCGCCAGCGCACCCCACGAGATGTTCTTCGGCGTCGTTGCACTAGGCAACGGCTTGTACGCCGCCTTGGCCTTGGCGTCGAGCGCGACGTCCTTCGGCCCGGGCTTCACCCAGCCGACACCCTCGGGCCCCATCGTGGCGATGCGCTGACCCTCGTCGGTGTAGATGTAGTCGAGCATCTTGATCGCGGCGATCTGTGCCTCCTTGCTGGCCTTGTTCGTCAGCATGAAGGTGAAGCTGATCGACGTCGGGTACTGCAGGCCGGTGTAGCTCTTGCCAGTCGGCCCGGTCAGCGGCGGCACCGAGTCGTACTGCTTGTCCCGGCCGTCCTTCGAGTCGAGCGTCACGAAGATGCCCGGGTGCAGGACCGGTACTGAACCCAGTTGCACCGCCTTCGGGTTGTCACCGATGGCCCGCAGCGCGTCCGAGCTCTGGGTGAACGACGCCTTGTCGATCAGGCCTTCCGCCACCAGCGAGTTGATGTACTTCAGGCCTTCGCGCCACTCCGGCTTGTCGATCGGGGTGACCACCTTGTCGCCGTTCAGCGTGAGCAGACCGCGGGTGCCGTTGTTCGAGCCGACCGGGTCATACGCGAACGCCCCCATCAGGTACGCGATCAGGCTGCTGTCGCGGGCGTCGGTCGACATCGGGATCTCGTCGGCCTTGCCGTTGCCGTTCGGGTCTTGCGTCTTGAAAGCCTTGAGGACCGTCCTGAGCTCTTCGGTCGTCTTCGGCTGCTGCAGACCCAGCTTCTTCAACCAGGTGCTGTTCATCCACAGCTTGTCCGGGTAGGTGCAGTGGTAGCAGTCGGCCCACTGCGGCATCGCGTAGATGTGACCGTCGGGCGCGGTCGCCATCTCCTTCAGCGTCTTGTTGGAGTCGAGCGCCTTCTGGATATTCGGCGCGTTCTCCTTGATCAGGTTCTCGATCGGCAACGCCACACCCTGGGTGCCGAGCTTGAGCACCTCTGCCTGGGTAAAGCCGTCCACCCACGGGATCAGCATGTACAGGTCCGGGTAGTCGCCACTGGCCAGCGAGATCTGGCGCTTCTCCTTCGCCGCGGCCGCGTCGAAGGTGGTGCTCTGAAACCGGAAGTCGATCTTGAACTTGTCGCTCATCAACTTCGAGATGCTGTTGGTCGCGAGATTGGTATCCGGGTCGGCCGGCGAGAGCGTGTCGATGATGACCTTGTCGCCATTCATCTCCGCCTTCGCGCCGTCCTCGTCGCTCGAGCTACAACCCGCGACAGCCAGTGCGGTGGCCGCCACCAGAGCGGTCACGCGGCTTGTGATGGAACGCATGGTGCTTCCCTTCCTAAAAGATTGAGGTGTTCAGCCTTTGACCGCGCCGACCATCACGCCCTTGGTGAAGTGGCGGGCGATGAACGGGTAGATCAGCAGTACGGGCACACTCGAGACGACGATGAGCGCGTACTTGAGGACGTTGGCCAGCTGTCGTTGTTCGAGCTGCTGGGCCAAGTCGGTGGAGCCGCCGTTGGTCGTGTTCAGGATGAGCATGTTCCGGAGCACGATCTGCAGCGGGAAGAGATCCGGGTCCTTCAGATAGACCAGGGCGTCGAAGTACGAGTTCCACTGGAAGATCGCGTACATCAGTGCGATCACCGCCAGCATCGGCTTGGACAACGGCAACACCACGGACCACAGGAACCGCAGATCGCTCGCGCCATCCAGGGTGGCCGCCTCGTACAACTCGTCGGGAATCGTGTGCACGAAGAACGTCCGGGCGATGATCACCTGCCAGACGCCGATCGCGCTCGGCAGCAGCAGCGCCCAACGGGTGTTCAGCAGGCCGAGATCCTGCACCACCATGTACGTCGGAATCAGGCCGCCGGAGAACAACATGGTGAAGATCAGACCGGTCATGATCACGTTGCGGCCGAAGAATCCCTTGCGGGACAAGGGATACGCGATCGCCACGGTCAGGGTGACGCTGATCAGGGTGCCGCCGATGGCGTAGATCAAGGAGTTGAAGTAGCCCCGCAACACCTGCGGATTGCTCAACGCCACTTCGTAGGCCCGCAGCGAGAACTCGACCGGCCAGAACAGCACCCGGCCGGAGCTCACCGCGTTCGCACTGCTGAACGAGCTGGCCACGATGTAGACCAACGGCATCAGGACGACCGCGAGCACCACCACCAGCATGACCGTGATGACCACCAGGAACACCCGGTCACTGAACGGCTCGCTGATCTTCTTCCCCGGAGCATCCTTAACAGAACGGCGGAAAATCGTAAGCGTGCTCATCCCCACAACCCGTTCCCGGTGATCCGCTTGGCGACGAAGTTGACGAACAGGAGCAGCACGAGATTGACCACGGAGTTGAACAAGCCGATCGCCGTCGCCATGCTGAAGTCGGCGTTGATCAGACCGGTCTTGTAGACGTACGTCGCGATGATCTCGGACTGGGCGAGGTTCAGCTGGTTCTGCAGCAGGAAGGCCTTCTCGAAACCGATCGCCATCATGTTGCCGACGCCCAGCACGAGAATGATCACCGCCGTCGGCATGATGCCGGGCAGATCGACGTGCCGGATCCGCTGCAACCGGCTCGCGCCGTCGATCTTGGCCGACTCGTGCAGCGCGGGATCGATCCCGGCCAGCGCGGCCATGTAGATCACGGCCGAATAGCCGGTGGTCTGCCAGACGTCGGACCAGACGTAGATATGGCGGAAGTAGTCCGGATCACCGAGGAAGTCGATCGCCGGTACGCCGAACAGGCCGAGACCGTCGTTCACGATGCCGAGTCGCGGCGACAGCATCAGCAGCGTCATCGAGACGACCACGACGGTCGAGATGAAGTACGGCGCGTAGGTGACCAGCTGCAGCGTCTTCTTGAAGAAGCCGTGCCGGATCTCGTTCAGCGCGATGGCCAGCAGGATCGGGATCGGGAAGCTCGCCAGCACCAGGTAGAACGCCAGGATGAAGGTGTTCTTCAGCAGCGTGCCGAACATCGGATTGCCGAAGAACAGCTCGAAGTTCTTCAGCCCGACCCAGTCGCTGCCCCACGGGCCCTTCATCACGTTGTAGCTCTTGAACGCGATCACGGCGTTGCTGATCGGGATGTACTTGAAGATGACGAAATACGCGACCGGGATGATCACCAGCAGGTAGAGCTGCCAGTGCCGTTGCCAGGCCCGCTTCGCCTGCACACGCCTGCTCTGCTTGGGCGTCTTCGTTCGCTTCGACAGGCCGGCTCTCGGTCGGGTATCGGCTACCACGACCGGTGGCGGCACCGGCTGCACTTCGATGGTTCCACTCACACAGCACTCCGTCCGGGCGATTCGATATCCGATAGGATCCGCGGAATCGATTGTGAGAATGGCATACTTTCCGGAGTAAAGGAAGGGTCGTGCGACAGGTCGATCTCCGACCTTGACGAAAACCGTCAGGCTGTGGCGGCGGCCAGTATCTCGGCGATCACAACGCGTCGCCGCTCGGTCGCGGACAACACGGCCGCCTCGACCATCGCGAGACTGTGCACGTTCCTGCTCGCCTCGGTGCCGGGTGTCTCGCCCGTACGCAGGCAATGAACGAACTCGCGCAGCGAGCCGGCGAGCTCCTCGGGCTCGTCGCCAAGCTCGATGCCGCCGATCGGCCCTTCGACGGCAAGCGCGTGGTCGCCGTCCCAGGTCGCGGAGCCGTGCTCGGCGCTGACTCGCCACGAACCGTTCCACGAAGTCTCGAGCCCCGGGCTGCACCAACTCCCGTTGAACACGAACCGCGCGCCGGACGCGAACTCGAACACCGCATTCGCGGCCGCGTTACCGTCGTACCAACTCCATGGTGGGTTGTACGACTCGCAGTACACCGAGAGCGGGTCCTCTCCCAGCAACGCGCGCGCCGCGTCGAACTGGTGGATCGCCATATCGACCAGCAGCGGTTCGGCCATCTCGTCGCGGAATCCCCCGAACCGCGGCGCCTTCAGGAACTCGCAGCTGACCAGTCCGATCGTGCCGAGCGCGCCGGCCAACCGGCGGAACTCGATGAACGCGTTGTAGTACCGCCGGGACTGGCTGATCATCAACAGCTGTCCGGTTTCGGCGGATACCCGGATCATCTCGAGCGCCTCGGCGACGGTCGGCGCGATCGGCTTCTCGCACAGCACCGGCAACCCGAGCCGCATGGCCTCCACGCTGACCGGCCGATGCGCCGGCGGCACCGTCACGTTGACGACCGCATCAGCTGGTACGTCGAGCTGGGACAGCGTCGCCGCCACCGGCACGTCGTACGGCGTCGCGGCCGCGCGGGCCACCTCGACGTCGAGGTCGACCAGACCGGCCAGTTCGACGTCGGGCGACGCGTCGATCGCGCGCAGCCAGGCCTGCCCCATCGCGCCCGCGCCTACTTGGACGACGCGAATCGCGTTGCTCATTCCTGGCCTCTTTTGGACTCGAGGAAGGCCCGCGGGTCAGGTCGATGGCGCTTAAGACCCGACCCGACCGTCACGGGGGGAACAGCCGGGCCGGGCAGCCGAATCGTACCCCTCTGAGGGGCTTTAAACTCGACTGATTCGTAATGCAACCAAAGAATCCGCCAACCCGGTTTCAGCCCGGCACGCAGGTGGTGCCGTAGCACTGCGACTGCTTGAAGTAATCGTTTGCGGCATTCGCGACGCCGAGGCCGAAGAACACCAGGCAAACGGCCAGCAGGACGTAGAGCGTGCCGACGATCGACTTGGCCGTTCCACGCAGTTCGCGGAGGACGGGCGTTGGCCCGGGCGTCTGGTCGACCAGGTGGTAAAGCGTGCTGATGCCCGGCTGAACGCGCTGGTTGAACAACCGCTCCGCACGTCCGCCGATCTGGTCGACGCTGTCCCAAAGCTTCCCGGCCGAACCGCTGATCGCCGTCACCGCGGTCGGCGAATGCTGGATCACCCGGACGAAGGCCAGCACCGCGCCCCCGCCGGCGGCGATGACCGGGATGATGACGGCGCCGAACGTTTCGCCCGCACGTTCGGAGAAGGCGAACACTCCGCCGATGGCCGCGATCAACGACGTCAACCAGAGCGGCCAGCCACCACCAAGGATCGCGGCCCAGACCGCCGCCACCGCCTCGCTCAGCAGCTTCTTCCTGGTAGCCGCCATGCCCTTGCCCAGGTGATCCGCTTGCTGCAGATCCGGCAGCAGCTTGTCGATCGGCTCCGCGACCGAGTCGCCTTCCGGCAGCCGCGTCCGCACCCATTGCGACATGTCCGCCGCCGAGGCCGCGACCAGCGCGCGCAGAATCACGTTCTCCTTGCCGAGCTCCCGATCACCCGTCAGCAACGCGTCCCGATACGCATTGGCCAAGGCCGCCGTATGTGCCCTGAAATCACTCGATGGCTCCCGCCCGGCCACATCAAACCCCCACGCCTAACAGAACCCCCACCGGGTCCCCACCCATCACTCACGGTACGCCGCAGGCACGCACCACGCGACGGCTCTGGAAGGTGCGCGAGGCCGCTTGTCAAGGAAGGGTGACCCTCTGTCGCAGCGGGATGACAGAGGGTGTGTCGCTGTTCACCCGAATGGTTCCCCTTGCTCTATGTCACGAGACCCAACCGAGGGTGACTTTTACTTGCCGTGAAACCGGCTAATTGGCCACCGTTCGTCTCATGAGGTGGCTCAGTGAGGCGGGCCATCTCGTGACCCCGCCCCCTCTGCCCCCGTGAGGAGCAGCACCGTGAGAGTTCTGAGTTCGGCGAGCACCCATCGCAAACGCCGTGCCGTACAACTGACCGCGGTCACCGGACTGACCGCCGCACTGATAGCCGGAACCCTGGCGAGCAGCAGCTTCGCCACCGGATCGGCCGCCCCCATCGACGCGCCCGACCCGACCGCCCTCGCCATCGCGTCCGCCGACCAGGCCGTCAACGGCACCATCGGCAGCTTGCGCAAGAGCACCGCGGAGCAGTTCGTCCGCCTTGGCGTCTTCGAAGGCGGCCAGGCCGACAAGCAGGACTTGTTCTACGTCTCGTACAACAAGACCTACCAGGGCCTGCCGGTGATCGGTGGCGACGCCGTCGTCTCGACCGACGCCGCCGGCAAGGTGCTCACCACCATCGCCGCTTCCAAGGCGACCATCTCCGTCGATACGACGCCCAGGCTCGCCGCCGCCCGCGCGACGACCGCCGCCCGGAAGGCGTTCACGACGGTCACCGGCTCGGGTACGCCGAAGCTCGTCGTACTCGTCATCGGTCAGCCGAAGCCCGTCCTCGCCTGGGAGGTGCCGGTCGCCGGAAAGGCGAAGCACCCCGCGCACGACCACGGCAACAACGCCAGCCAGGAGCTGGTGTACGTCGACGCCACCACCGGCAAGGTCGCGCATTCGGCGGAGCAGACCGCGTCCGGCACCGGCACGGGCATCTGGAACGGTTCGGGCCTGAGCTTCGGCACCACGCTGTCGGGCGGCACGTACCGGATGACCGACCCGGCCCGGCCGAGCCTGTCCTGCATCGACTACAGCACCAACGCCGTGATGACGGACGCCGACAACGTCTGGGGCAACACCAGCAAGACCAACAAGGTCTCGGGCTGCGTCGACGTCATGTACATCGCCGCCGGTGAATGGGATCTGCTGAAGAACTGGTACGGACGCAACGGCCTCGACGGCAGCGGCCGCTGGGCCGACGCCGAGGTCGGACTGCCCGACGTCAACGCCTACTGGAACCACTCCAGCAACATCGGCGGTGTCGTCTTCGGCCGCAACAACCAGAACTACTGGATCACCGGTACGGACGTCGTGGCGCACGAGTACGGCCACGGTCTCGACGCCAAGACGCCGGGCGGCATCTCCGGTCACCCGGGTCAGGAGTCCGTCGCGGACATCTGGGGCGCGCTGACCGAGGCGTACCTCAACAACGCGAACGACAAGCCGGACTACGAGGTCGGCGAGCAGATCAACCTAGTCGGCAACGGGCCGATCCGCTACATGTACAACCCGTCGAGGGTCTCGGGCCACCCGAACTGCTACTCGACCAGCCTGCCGTCGTCCGTGCACGCCGCCGCCGGTCCGATGAACCACTGGTTCTACCTGCTTGCCGAGGGCACCAACCCGACCAACGGCCAGCCGGTCAGCCCGACCTGCAACAGCACCACGCTGACGGGTATCGGCATCAAGGAAGCCGGCCGCATCTTCTACAACGCGATGCTGCTCAAGACCTCGGGTATGAGCTACCCGAAGTGGCGCATCGCCACCCTCAACGCCGCGAAGAACCTCGACGCGACGTGCGCCAAGTACAACAAGGTCAAAGCCGCCTGGGCCGCCGTGAACCTCGGCACCCAACCCGGCGAACCCACCTGCACCCCCTAACCCCGATCCCTCCCCCAACCCAGAGGCCCTCTCGCCCGCCCAACGAGAGGGCCTCTGCCTTTCCTCCTTCCCTTGCATTCATCGGTCCGAATCCGCCCTCTCCCGTGTGCGTACCTGTACAGGTCCGCGGCGGCCAGAGGGCGGATTCGGACCGATGAATGCAAGGGAAGGTTGACGGGGTCGGAGTCTGGGCTTATTGTCAACGTGTTGGTTGATCAACGGATTGGTTGATTATGTCTCGCATGCAGGAGTCGCCCCTTGCCGATGGGGTGGAGGAGCGGCTGGATCGGGCGTTCACGGCGTTGGGGGATCCGGTTCGGCGGGCGTTGATCGCGCGGTTGTCGCGGGGCGAGGCGACGGTGAACGAATTGGCCGAGCCGTTCGCGATCACCAAGCAGGCCGTCTCGCGGCATATCCAGGTGCTCGAGGCCGCCGGTCTGATCACTCGCAGCCGGGACGGTCAGCGTCGGCCGTGCCACCTCGACCCGGTGATGCTCGAGGAGCTGACGAGCTGGATCGACCGATACCGCCTCGCCCTGGAAGACCAGCACCGCCGACTCGACGCCGTACTCGACAACCTGCGGAAAAGCTAAGGAAACCCAAGCGGAGAAGGAGTCCAGACCATGAGCCGCAAACCCACGACCATCACCGCCCAACCCGGGACGCCGTTCATCGACGTGACCCGCGAGTTCGACGCGACGCCCGCACAACTGTGGCGGGCGTCGACGGACCCCGACCTGATCGCCCAATGGCTCGGGCCCCGCGGAGTCGAGATGCACGTCGAGCAGTACGACGTACGCCCGGGCGGCCGGTATCGGTATCTCCACCGTGATGCCGATGGCACCGAGTACGCCTTCCGGGGTGTGTTCCACGCCGCCACCGAGAACGAGCGAATCATCCAGACTTTCGAGTACGAGGGCTGGCCGGATGACGTCTGCCTGGAAACCCACCGCTTCGAGGATCTCGACGGGTCGACCCGGTTGCACACGCACTCGGTCTTCCCGTCGATCCAGGCGCGGGATACCGCGATCGAGTCCGGCATGGAGGACGGCATCAACGACTCGATGGACCGCCTCGCGGAGGTGCTACAGGCCGGGCCGCCATCCCAACAAGCGCAGGTGATCGTCGATATCTCGATGTCGCTGGACGGGTACGTCGCAGGCGCGGACGTCGATGCCGAGAACGGCCTCGGCGTGGGTGGCGAGGCCTTGCATGACTGGGCGATCGGCAAGAAGTCCGAACGGGATGCCGAGATCCTGGAGCAGACCGTGGCCCGGACCGGCGCGGTGCTGATGGGACGCACCACCTTCGATATCGTCGACGGCCCGAACGGCTGGGGTGACGATGTCGGTTACGGCGCCGCGCACCAACCGCCCACACCGCCACCGGTATTTGTCGTCACCCACAAAGAGCCGGACCACGTACGCCTGGCCGACCGCTTCCGCTTTGTCACGGACGGCCTCGCCAGTGCTATCGAACAAGCGCGAACCGTTGCCGGGGACAAGGACATCGTGGTGATGGGAGGCGGCGCAGTCGCCGCCGAGTGCCTGCGCGCGGGACTGGCCGACGTACTCAGTCTGCACCTGGCGCCGGTTGTGCTCGGCGCGGGCACTCCCCTGTTCCAGGACCTCGATATCACGCAGTTCGAGCTGACCGACGCGATCACGACGCCGGCGGCGCAGCACCTCACGTACCGCGTTCGTAAGGGAGCCGACCATGACTGAGCCCGCCGACATCGCCCGCGAGGTGATCACCACGAACCGCTATATGGTTCTCGGCACGGCCGACGCCGATGGCAATCCGTGGGTCACGCCGGTCTACTTCACGGCTGACGAGTTCACCGACTTCTACTGGGTGTCCTCGCCGACAACGTTGCATTCGGCGAACGTCGCCGTACGGCCCCGCATCAGCATCGCGATCTTCGATTCGACCGTACGAATCGGTGGCGCCCAGGCCGTCTACATGACCGCCTCGGCCGCCTTGGTGCCGGACGACGAGCTCGAGGCGGCTGCCGCGATCTACAACTCGTCATTGCCCACGGAGAAACGCATCGAACCCGCGGAACTCCGTGCTCCCGGGCTGTTCCGCCTCTATCGCGCGACCGCCAGCGAGCACTCGATCCTCATCCGCGGCGGCGACCCACGCTACGGCCGCGGCGCCGACTCCCGCCTCCGCGTCACGCTCTAACGCCCACGTGTGTTGACGATACAAGCACCAGGCCTAAGGGATGTCGCGATGTTCCTCCACCGACGTGTGCGAGGTGTGCGAACGCTGGCTGTTCATCAGCAGAGCGATCGCGAGCCCAAGCGCACCCGCGCCCATCAAGATGTAACCGACCATCGTCAGGTCGACGCCACTGATGCGATCCGTCACCGCGAACGCCAGCACACCGCCGACCGCCAGCAGGAAAATCCCGACACCAATACCCATCACGAGCCTCCTCAGTTGCTCGGAGCTGCCAAAGCACCTCCCCCCTTGGAGTACCCGCCACCAAACCCGTCTGGAGAACCTCGGCACGAGGCCCTCCAGACGGTCAGGCGTCAGCGGATGGCGCCGTAGATGTTTTGGTCGAGGCCGCCTGCGTTGGGGCAGGTGTCTGGGCCGAAGGTGCCGTCGGGGTTGGCGGCACGGCATTGCAGTACGTCGAAGCCGTCCACGCCGTCGACCGGATAGCGCGGGTCGTTGCCCGCGACAACGTCCCGGTGATCCGTCCAGGTCATGAACGCGGTCGTGCCAGAGGCCGCGATGTAGTTGTAGTCGCCGAAGAACGGCACATCGCGATCACCGAACTGCTCGTACTGCGGCATCGTGTTGACCGTGCTCACCTGGCTGACCACCCAGCTAGCACCGCCGTTCGCCGACGTGGCGTAGAAGGCGGCGAGGCCCGGAGGTCCTGCCACCGCGCCGGGCGGATTCGCTGCCACCGCACGGTTCCCGACCGGCACACTACGGAAATCGCGCCCGCCCGGGCCGACCACCGCGTCGTACCGGCTGTCCTGCCAGACCGCGTGCAACCGGCCGGCTTCGGCCACGATGTCGGGGAAGTACTGGTGGCCAACGGCCTGCGCGTCGATGCGCGAAGGCGCGGACCACGTCGAACCACCCGTCGTCGTACGGATGAGGTAGACCGAGGCCTGGCTTCCGACGCCCTCCGAGATCGTGCCGTACGTCGACCCGGTAGACGTCTCCGAACCGGGCACGCTCGCGTCGAACACCACGAACACCTCGTCGGGATCACCGGACGCCGTCGGGTCGGCGGTGATCCGGACCTGGGTATTCATCCGGTGGAACACGTAACCCGACTGGCAGGCGAATGGGCCATCCCCGCAGTCGCGCGCGAACGCCCGCGGCTCCGGCGATGCGCACGCGCCGAGAGTGCCGTCGCCGACGAGGCAGGCGTTGTACTTGGCCTGGCCGTACGCGGCGGGCGAAACGGTCTGATCGCCCGGGTCCCAGCCGATGAACTCAGCGGCCACGGCCGGCTTGCTGAACGACTTGCCACCATTGGTCGACTTCACCCAGGCGACGCCGTTGTTCTGCATTTGGCCCGTACCCGCGTCGAATTGGCGCCAGGCAACGTGCACGTCACCGTTGCGGGTGACCGCGATATCGCAGAACTGGCTACCGTGCACCGATTCCGAGACCTTTTGGGTGCGGAAGCTGCGCCCACCGTCGGCCGAAGTCGCCACGAAGACCCCATTATTGGGGCCGCTCGCGGTGAACCGCGCCCAGCACACGTAGACGTTCCCGGCGTACGGGCTGTCGGCGCCGCGGTCCACCTCGATCAGGATCTTGTCGTGGAACAAGCCCAGGAAGATCGGGCTCGGCGTCCCCCGCTCGACCAGCGTCGTGAACTGGTACGACGGACTCGCGCCGCCGGGCCAGCCGTAGCGCGCGACCCAGATCGAACCGAGTCCCGGCTTGGCCCGGTTGAAGCCGATCCCCGCGTAGTAGACGTGGCCATTGTTGTCCCAGGCCTGCACCGGGTCACCCGCGTTGGTGACGCCGATTCGGTTCAGGGGCGACGCCGTACCAGCCGGTGAGGTGTCACCGGGATAGCCCGGCAACAGGCTATTGGTCCAGGTCGAACCGCCCGTGGCCGAGTAGTAGAAGCCCGCCCAGGTCCCACCGGCCGTCGGAACCGTGCAGTAGTCGTTGGCCCCTGCGGTCAGTAGCGCCGGATTGTGCGGGGCAATACTCGCGGCCGGCTCGTTCTGCTGCCGGTTGTTGATCGAGCAGGCGGCCAGCACCGGATCGGTACCACCGTCGTAGCGCACGTACGTCTGGTCGGATACCGCCACATCTCCCGGCAGCGCCGCATCGGCCGGTACGGACAACAACGGCAACGCCAATCCGGCCGAGACAAACCCGGCCAACAGCAAGCGCTTCACGATTACGCCCCCATGGTTCTAGCCCCCGAGAAATGCGACCAGGATCGGCCATCCGCAG
Encoded here:
- a CDS encoding M4 family metallopeptidase; translation: MRVLSSASTHRKRRAVQLTAVTGLTAALIAGTLASSSFATGSAAPIDAPDPTALAIASADQAVNGTIGSLRKSTAEQFVRLGVFEGGQADKQDLFYVSYNKTYQGLPVIGGDAVVSTDAAGKVLTTIAASKATISVDTTPRLAAARATTAARKAFTTVTGSGTPKLVVLVIGQPKPVLAWEVPVAGKAKHPAHDHGNNASQELVYVDATTGKVAHSAEQTASGTGTGIWNGSGLSFGTTLSGGTYRMTDPARPSLSCIDYSTNAVMTDADNVWGNTSKTNKVSGCVDVMYIAAGEWDLLKNWYGRNGLDGSGRWADAEVGLPDVNAYWNHSSNIGGVVFGRNNQNYWITGTDVVAHEYGHGLDAKTPGGISGHPGQESVADIWGALTEAYLNNANDKPDYEVGEQINLVGNGPIRYMYNPSRVSGHPNCYSTSLPSSVHAAAGPMNHWFYLLAEGTNPTNGQPVSPTCNSTTLTGIGIKEAGRIFYNAMLLKTSGMSYPKWRIATLNAAKNLDATCAKYNKVKAAWAAVNLGTQPGEPTCTP
- a CDS encoding DUF6458 family protein, encoding MGIGVGIFLLAVGGVLAFAVTDRISGVDLTMVGYILMGAGALGLAIALLMNSQRSHTSHTSVEEHRDIP
- a CDS encoding carbohydrate ABC transporter permease, encoding MSTLTIFRRSVKDAPGKKISEPFSDRVFLVVITVMLVVVLAVVLMPLVYIVASSFSSANAVSSGRVLFWPVEFSLRAYEVALSNPQVLRGYFNSLIYAIGGTLISVTLTVAIAYPLSRKGFFGRNVIMTGLIFTMLFSGGLIPTYMVVQDLGLLNTRWALLLPSAIGVWQVIIARTFFVHTIPDELYEAATLDGASDLRFLWSVVLPLSKPMLAVIALMYAIFQWNSYFDALVYLKDPDLFPLQIVLRNMLILNTTNGGSTDLAQQLEQRQLANVLKYALIVVSSVPVLLIYPFIARHFTKGVMVGAVKG
- a CDS encoding ArsR/SmtB family transcription factor, with product MQESPLADGVEERLDRAFTALGDPVRRALIARLSRGEATVNELAEPFAITKQAVSRHIQVLEAAGLITRSRDGQRRPCHLDPVMLEELTSWIDRYRLALEDQHRRLDAVLDNLRKS
- a CDS encoding ABC transporter permease; translated protein: MSGTIEVQPVPPPVVVADTRPRAGLSKRTKTPKQSRRVQAKRAWQRHWQLYLLVIIPVAYFVIFKYIPISNAVIAFKSYNVMKGPWGSDWVGLKNFELFFGNPMFGTLLKNTFILAFYLVLASFPIPILLAIALNEIRHGFFKKTLQLVTYAPYFISTVVVVSMTLLMLSPRLGIVNDGLGLFGVPAIDFLGDPDYFRHIYVWSDVWQTTGYSAVIYMAALAGIDPALHESAKIDGASRLQRIRHVDLPGIMPTAVIILVLGVGNMMAIGFEKAFLLQNQLNLAQSEIIATYVYKTGLINADFSMATAIGLFNSVVNLVLLLFVNFVAKRITGNGLWG
- a CDS encoding SRPBCC domain-containing protein, with protein sequence MSRKPTTITAQPGTPFIDVTREFDATPAQLWRASTDPDLIAQWLGPRGVEMHVEQYDVRPGGRYRYLHRDADGTEYAFRGVFHAATENERIIQTFEYEGWPDDVCLETHRFEDLDGSTRLHTHSVFPSIQARDTAIESGMEDGINDSMDRLAEVLQAGPPSQQAQVIVDISMSLDGYVAGADVDAENGLGVGGEALHDWAIGKKSERDAEILEQTVARTGAVLMGRTTFDIVDGPNGWGDDVGYGAAHQPPTPPPVFVVTHKEPDHVRLADRFRFVTDGLASAIEQARTVAGDKDIVVMGGGAVAAECLRAGLADVLSLHLAPVVLGAGTPLFQDLDITQFELTDAITTPAAQHLTYRVRKGADHD
- a CDS encoding pyridoxamine 5'-phosphate oxidase family protein, coding for MTEPADIAREVITTNRYMVLGTADADGNPWVTPVYFTADEFTDFYWVSSPTTLHSANVAVRPRISIAIFDSTVRIGGAQAVYMTASAALVPDDELEAAAAIYNSSLPTEKRIEPAELRAPGLFRLYRATASEHSILIRGGDPRYGRGADSRLRVTL
- a CDS encoding Gfo/Idh/MocA family protein; the protein is MSNAIRVVQVGAGAMGQAWLRAIDASPDVELAGLVDLDVEVARAAATPYDVPVAATLSQLDVPADAVVNVTVPPAHRPVSVEAMRLGLPVLCEKPIAPTVAEALEMIRVSAETGQLLMISQSRRYYNAFIEFRRLAGALGTIGLVSCEFLKAPRFGGFRDEMAEPLLVDMAIHQFDAARALLGEDPLSVYCESYNPPWSWYDGNAAANAVFEFASGARFVFNGSWCSPGLETSWNGSWRVSAEHGSATWDGDHALAVEGPIGGIELGDEPEELAGSLREFVHCLRTGETPGTEASRNVHSLAMVEAAVLSATERRRVVIAEILAAATA
- a CDS encoding ABC transporter substrate-binding protein, which translates into the protein MRSITSRVTALVAATALAVAGCSSSDEDGAKAEMNGDKVIIDTLSPADPDTNLATNSISKLMSDKFKIDFRFQSTTFDAAAAKEKRQISLASGDYPDLYMLIPWVDGFTQAEVLKLGTQGVALPIENLIKENAPNIQKALDSNKTLKEMATAPDGHIYAMPQWADCYHCTYPDKLWMNSTWLKKLGLQQPKTTEELRTVLKAFKTQDPNGNGKADEIPMSTDARDSSLIAYLMGAFAYDPVGSNNGTRGLLTLNGDKVVTPIDKPEWREGLKYINSLVAEGLIDKASFTQSSDALRAIGDNPKAVQLGSVPVLHPGIFVTLDSKDGRDKQYDSVPPLTGPTGKSYTGLQYPTSISFTFMLTNKASKEAQIAAIKMLDYIYTDEGQRIATMGPEGVGWVKPGPKDVALDAKAKAAYKPLPSATTPKNISWGALAQYNNTLAYRNAQAVPTDIYSEAGYERRLFQATKQYEGHEDKAQFFPTVSVWIDPSFGAELATLQTNLDSYVLQNQLAMITGSKSLDTDWDAFVKGLEGVGMPRYLELYQQAYDKYKNGK